The Candidatus Neomarinimicrobiota bacterium genome has a window encoding:
- a CDS encoding acyl-CoA thioesterase: protein MARPGVTPPAPQSPDRPAAESQVEMNEWVLPNDANVLGNVLGGKVMHLMDMCAAMAATRHCRKVVVTVGVDHLSFRNPVKVGELMSLRASVNYTDRTSMEVGVRVDAEQPLTGLRRHTSSGYLTFVALDEKGRPTQVPKVVPGTEEEKRRYREAKLRRERRVRELKATT, encoded by the coding sequence ATGGCACGCCCGGGAGTAACCCCGCCCGCGCCCCAATCCCCGGACCGACCCGCCGCCGAGTCCCAGGTGGAGATGAATGAATGGGTATTGCCCAATGACGCCAACGTGCTCGGAAACGTGCTCGGCGGCAAGGTGATGCACCTCATGGACATGTGCGCCGCTATGGCGGCCACGCGCCACTGCCGTAAAGTGGTGGTGACGGTTGGCGTGGATCACCTGAGTTTTCGCAACCCCGTCAAAGTTGGGGAATTGATGTCGCTGCGGGCGTCGGTAAATTACACCGATAGGACCTCCATGGAAGTGGGCGTGCGCGTTGACGCAGAGCAGCCCCTTACGGGCCTCCGGCGGCACACCAGCTCAGGCTATCTAACCTTTGTGGCCCTCGACGAGAAAGGGCGGCCCACTCAGGTGCCCAAAGTGGTGCCCGGTACGGAGGAGGAAAAGCGCCGGTACCGGGAGGCTAAACTGCGCCGCGAAAGGCGCGTCAGGGAGTTGAAGGCCACCACCTAG
- a CDS encoding NADH-quinone oxidoreductase subunit N yields MDNLPSLRYFLPELVLTVFIVVTVLVDVFISPSRRSRVVWLLSLGALAVAAVFLLFQDVPEEAIFYGALAIDPFSQFFKWLFLVATAVIYLVSPYTRELDNNPRHEYYLFILVVLFGMFLMASAVDLIIIYLSIEIVSIGSFILAGFLKDRPLSSESSLKYVIYGAFSSGVMLYGLSLLFGMAGSTNIFDVQAALSTVPEKAHLTLTVALLMIMVGFGYKISMVPFHFWTPDVYQGAPTTITAYLSVAPKAAGFALALRVLGIAFGASPDLNLGTWLPVEGLQFGLFMAVFAAATMTVGNLLALQQDSVKRMLAYSSIAHAGYMLMAVSILNASAVKAIMFYLVVYLFMNLGAFLVAIFIHNRYGYDEIEEWRGLGFQAPLVAVAMGIFMFSLTGLPPTAGFVGKIYLFAVLIEAQRFWWLAVVGVINTVISLYYYIRIIKVMFLDGEPTSERISDHPALTGTILAMLVPTLLLGVYWVPLLNFVQSSLVFFNRGM; encoded by the coding sequence GTGGATAACCTCCCAAGCCTGAGATATTTCCTTCCCGAGCTGGTCCTGACGGTCTTCATTGTCGTGACGGTGCTGGTCGATGTGTTTATCAGTCCGAGTCGCCGCAGCCGGGTCGTCTGGCTGCTGAGTCTGGGGGCGCTGGCGGTGGCGGCGGTGTTCCTGCTCTTTCAGGATGTTCCCGAGGAAGCCATATTCTACGGCGCGCTGGCTATTGATCCTTTCAGCCAGTTTTTCAAATGGCTTTTCCTGGTGGCAACCGCCGTTATCTACCTGGTCTCTCCCTACACGCGGGAGCTGGACAACAATCCCCGGCACGAGTACTACCTCTTCATCCTGGTGGTACTGTTCGGGATGTTTCTCATGGCTTCGGCCGTGGACCTGATCATCATCTATCTGTCCATCGAGATTGTAAGTATCGGCTCCTTTATTCTGGCAGGTTTCCTCAAGGACCGTCCCCTTTCCAGCGAATCCTCACTCAAGTATGTGATCTATGGCGCCTTTTCATCAGGGGTGATGCTCTACGGCCTCAGTCTGCTGTTCGGGATGGCTGGCTCCACCAACATCTTTGACGTCCAGGCCGCATTGTCCACTGTTCCTGAAAAGGCTCACCTGACGCTCACCGTTGCCTTGCTGATGATTATGGTGGGCTTCGGCTACAAGATTTCCATGGTGCCCTTCCACTTCTGGACGCCCGACGTGTACCAGGGCGCTCCCACCACAATTACCGCCTATTTGTCGGTGGCGCCCAAAGCCGCCGGCTTTGCCCTGGCGCTGCGGGTCCTGGGGATCGCCTTCGGTGCCAGTCCGGATCTCAACCTGGGGACCTGGCTGCCGGTGGAGGGACTGCAATTTGGCCTGTTCATGGCCGTGTTTGCAGCGGCCACGATGACGGTGGGAAACCTTCTGGCCCTGCAACAGGACAGCGTCAAACGGATGCTGGCCTACTCCAGCATTGCCCACGCCGGCTATATGCTCATGGCCGTGTCGATTCTCAATGCCAGCGCCGTCAAGGCCATCATGTTCTACCTGGTGGTCTATCTGTTTATGAACTTGGGAGCCTTCCTGGTGGCCATCTTTATTCACAACAGGTATGGCTACGACGAGATAGAGGAGTGGCGCGGACTGGGCTTCCAGGCCCCGCTGGTGGCCGTGGCCATGGGGATTTTCATGTTCAGCCTCACCGGCTTGCCGCCCACGGCCGGTTTTGTTGGCAAGATCTATCTCTTCGCCGTCTTGATAGAGGCGCAGAGATTCTGGTGGTTGGCGGTGGTGGGCGTGATCAACACCGTGATCTCGCTGTACTACTACATTCGGATTATCAAGGTCATGTTTCTGGACGGAGAGCCCACCTCCGAACGAATCTCCGATCATCCGGCGCTCACCGGCACCATCCTGGCGATGCTGGTGCCGACACTGCTTCTGGGCGTCTACTGGGTCCCCTTGCTGAACTTTGTACAGTCCTCCCTGGTCTTCTTCAACCGGGGTATGTGA
- a CDS encoding NADH-quinone oxidoreductase subunit M — MLTLLVFVPVAGAVGLLFVPRAQAERIKWIAAGVAGLQLLLAIWLWVAFEPASAAMQFEVQAAWIPSFNIEYHLGVDGLSMPLVFLTALLSLISIVASWKIDKSPKGYFSLFLLLDAGMMGVFVALDFFLFYVFWEVMLLPMYFLIGMWGGPQRTYAAIKFFLFTLFGSVLMLLAMLALYFYSEPHTFNLMTLIAEAPKIDAQLWGLDIKWLIWVALFVGFAIKVPIFPFHTWLPLAHVEAPTAVSVILAGVLLKMGTYGLLRISFPLLPGETIGFAFMLAVLAVINIIWGAANAIAQTDLKRMVAYSSISHMGFVLLGMAAVVGQNTAAAQAGMNGAVLQMFNHGIITAMLFLLVGVIYDRAHHRYIVYPKNYEDEALRGKLGFGGLAANLPVFSGFVALAFFAGLGLPALSAFISEVMCFIGGFSAFRTLTIIATLGILLNATYFLRAFQRIFFGELNEKWAGLSDMSPREIGLLAPLAALVLFLGVYPRPVLDVISATMNQLVATFAPLLQMAVQ, encoded by the coding sequence ATCTTAACCCTGCTCGTCTTTGTACCCGTGGCGGGGGCAGTGGGCCTGCTGTTTGTGCCCCGCGCCCAGGCCGAGAGGATCAAGTGGATTGCCGCGGGTGTTGCCGGCTTACAGCTGCTCCTGGCCATTTGGCTGTGGGTCGCCTTCGAACCCGCCAGCGCCGCCATGCAGTTCGAGGTTCAGGCTGCCTGGATTCCCAGCTTTAACATCGAATACCACCTTGGCGTGGACGGTCTGTCCATGCCCCTGGTCTTCCTGACGGCGCTGTTGTCGCTGATTTCCATTGTCGCCAGTTGGAAAATCGACAAAAGCCCCAAGGGCTATTTCAGCCTGTTCCTGCTGTTGGACGCCGGCATGATGGGGGTTTTTGTGGCCCTCGATTTCTTCCTCTTTTACGTCTTCTGGGAAGTCATGCTGCTGCCCATGTACTTCCTCATCGGCATGTGGGGCGGCCCCCAACGAACCTACGCGGCCATCAAGTTCTTCCTGTTTACCCTTTTCGGATCGGTGCTGATGCTGCTGGCCATGCTGGCGCTCTACTTCTATTCCGAGCCTCACACTTTCAACCTGATGACCCTCATCGCCGAGGCGCCCAAGATTGATGCGCAGCTGTGGGGTTTGGATATCAAGTGGCTCATCTGGGTGGCCCTGTTTGTGGGATTTGCCATCAAGGTGCCCATCTTTCCCTTCCACACGTGGCTGCCGCTGGCCCATGTGGAGGCGCCCACGGCCGTCTCCGTGATTCTGGCCGGCGTCTTGCTGAAAATGGGCACCTATGGTTTGCTGCGCATCAGTTTTCCGTTGCTGCCGGGTGAGACCATCGGCTTCGCCTTCATGCTGGCGGTGCTGGCGGTGATCAACATCATCTGGGGAGCCGCCAACGCCATCGCGCAGACCGACCTGAAGCGCATGGTGGCTTACTCGTCCATCAGCCATATGGGCTTCGTACTGCTGGGTATGGCGGCGGTCGTAGGCCAAAACACGGCCGCTGCACAGGCGGGGATGAATGGTGCTGTCCTGCAAATGTTCAACCACGGCATCATCACCGCCATGCTGTTCCTGCTGGTGGGGGTAATCTATGATCGGGCCCACCACCGCTACATCGTCTATCCCAAGAATTATGAGGATGAGGCCCTGCGCGGCAAACTTGGGTTCGGAGGGTTGGCAGCCAACCTGCCCGTTTTCTCGGGCTTTGTAGCCTTGGCCTTCTTCGCCGGATTGGGATTGCCCGCGCTCTCAGCGTTCATCAGCGAGGTCATGTGCTTCATCGGCGGCTTCAGCGCTTTCCGCACCCTTACTATAATCGCCACGCTGGGAATCCTGTTGAACGCCACCTACTTCCTGCGGGCCTTCCAGCGAATATTCTTTGGTGAGCTCAATGAGAAATGGGCCGGTCTCAGCGACATGTCGCCCCGCGAGATCGGCCTCCTGGCGCCCCTGGCGGCTCTCGTGCTCTTCCTGGGCGTCTACCCACGTCCGGTCCTGGACGTGATATCGGCCACCATGAACCAGCTGGTGGCAACATTCGCTCCACTTTTGCAAATGGCTGTCCAGTAG
- the nuoL gene encoding NADH-quinone oxidoreductase subunit L encodes MGTPNDTQIALAILFLPLASFVLQIFFGRRLGPRGVWISVVAIFTTLVLSFALLANVILNHPEPHYPWVEWFSLGSFELLLGFQMDNLTIVMLTVVALISAAVHLYSVAYMKGDVRYTRYFGYLGIFTFSMNGIVLAHSLIMMYIFWELVGLSSYLLIGHWFEKDAAASAGKKAFLTNRVGDIGMFIGILLFWTATGTFTFQGLYDAVDVDGLNLFASQTTLLTVAGILVFMGAVAKSAQFPLHIWLPDAMEGPTPVSALIHAATMVAAGVYMMVRMFPLLTPDALLFVGVIGAITAVLGALIAITQFDIKRVLAYSTVSQLGYMIMAIGMGAQQAAFFHLTTHAMFKGLLFLCSGSVIFAMHHALQKVDDHTTDPQDMRNMGGLWKKMPVTYITMIIGTLALSGIPLFSGFLSKDAILAGTLAFARDHHQWWAVLFPIAGFGAAAITAFYMFRLIFMTFHGRPTNEQSYSHIHESPGLMTVPLIVLALLSFPLFFTFPTVNPLQGEGWLTDVIQQEENLTGHAELGVEHLEQGFHEAHATAVNLSLSVAGGGIALAIVLYLFAWFDPRAIAQRLRRFGLYQLSFYKFYFDEIYDTLLYRPFLWLTDVIAVLDWNLWDQWFIDSWGRNTVRFGNASGWVDYTWLDQLVIDGFGRLTRGLGATGRRVQTGRIQNYLMWALAGGAIMFFIVASL; translated from the coding sequence GTGGGCACCCCCAATGACACTCAGATTGCTCTGGCGATCCTCTTCCTGCCGTTGGCGTCCTTCGTACTGCAGATCTTCTTTGGGCGCCGGCTGGGTCCGCGGGGCGTCTGGATATCGGTGGTGGCCATATTCACCACCCTCGTGCTGTCCTTCGCCCTGCTTGCCAACGTGATCCTCAACCACCCCGAGCCCCACTATCCCTGGGTGGAATGGTTTTCACTGGGCTCCTTTGAGCTGCTGCTGGGCTTCCAAATGGACAATCTGACCATCGTCATGTTGACGGTGGTGGCCCTGATCTCCGCGGCCGTCCACCTGTATTCCGTGGCCTACATGAAGGGTGATGTGCGCTACACGCGCTACTTCGGCTACCTGGGCATCTTCACCTTCTCCATGAACGGCATCGTGTTGGCCCACAGCCTGATCATGATGTACATCTTCTGGGAGTTGGTGGGGCTCAGCTCCTACCTGCTCATCGGCCACTGGTTTGAGAAGGATGCAGCTGCGAGTGCCGGTAAGAAAGCGTTCCTTACCAACCGGGTGGGCGATATTGGTATGTTTATCGGCATTCTGCTGTTCTGGACGGCCACGGGCACCTTTACGTTTCAGGGACTGTACGACGCGGTCGATGTCGATGGCCTGAATCTTTTTGCAAGCCAGACGACCCTGCTTACGGTGGCCGGCATCTTGGTATTCATGGGTGCCGTGGCCAAGTCGGCCCAGTTCCCACTGCATATCTGGTTGCCCGACGCCATGGAAGGTCCCACCCCCGTCTCGGCGTTGATCCATGCGGCCACCATGGTGGCGGCGGGCGTTTACATGATGGTGCGCATGTTTCCATTGCTCACGCCCGATGCGCTCCTCTTCGTGGGCGTCATTGGCGCGATCACGGCCGTGCTGGGAGCCCTTATCGCCATCACGCAGTTTGACATCAAACGGGTCCTGGCCTATTCCACCGTCAGCCAGCTGGGCTACATGATCATGGCCATCGGCATGGGCGCCCAACAGGCCGCGTTTTTCCACCTCACGACCCATGCCATGTTCAAGGGCCTGCTGTTCCTCTGCTCCGGCTCGGTGATCTTCGCCATGCACCACGCCCTTCAGAAGGTGGATGACCATACCACCGATCCTCAGGACATGCGCAATATGGGCGGACTATGGAAGAAAATGCCCGTTACTTATATCACCATGATCATCGGCACGCTGGCCCTGTCGGGTATCCCGCTCTTTTCGGGCTTCCTGAGCAAGGATGCCATACTCGCCGGTACGCTGGCCTTTGCCCGGGATCACCACCAGTGGTGGGCAGTGCTCTTCCCCATAGCCGGATTTGGGGCCGCGGCGATCACGGCCTTTTATATGTTCCGCCTCATATTCATGACCTTTCATGGCCGCCCCACCAACGAGCAATCCTACAGCCATATACATGAATCGCCGGGACTCATGACGGTGCCACTCATCGTGTTGGCCCTGCTCAGCTTCCCGCTGTTTTTCACGTTTCCAACGGTGAATCCGCTCCAGGGGGAGGGCTGGCTCACCGATGTGATTCAACAGGAGGAGAACCTGACGGGACACGCCGAGCTGGGTGTGGAGCACCTGGAACAAGGCTTCCATGAGGCCCACGCCACCGCCGTCAACCTGTCTCTCAGCGTGGCTGGTGGTGGTATCGCCCTGGCCATTGTCCTCTACCTCTTCGCCTGGTTTGACCCCCGGGCCATTGCCCAGCGGCTGCGTCGCTTCGGGCTCTACCAGCTGTCTTTCTACAAGTTCTACTTTGATGAGATTTACGACACCCTGCTCTACCGGCCTTTTCTTTGGCTCACGGATGTCATCGCTGTACTGGACTGGAACCTGTGGGACCAGTGGTTTATCGATAGCTGGGGTCGCAATACAGTCAGGTTCGGCAACGCCTCGGGTTGGGTGGATTACACTTGGCTGGACCAGCTGGTGATTGACGGTTTTGGCCGGTTGACGCGAGGATTGGGAGCCACCGGTAGGAGAGTCCAGACGGGCCGCATCCAGAACTACCTCATGTGGGCCCTGGCCGGAGGGGCGATCATGTTTTTTATAGTAGCGAGTCTATAA
- the nuoK gene encoding NADH-quinone oxidoreductase subunit NuoK, which translates to MHSLQSYLFLSMILFCLGLYAVMTRRNGVAVLMGIELILNSANLNFVAFNRFGALSENLPGHIFALFVIVMAASEVAVALAIIINMYKSFGTVNLDEAREMRG; encoded by the coding sequence ATGCATAGTCTCCAGTCCTACCTGTTCCTGAGCATGATCCTCTTCTGCCTCGGCCTCTATGCCGTCATGACCCGGCGTAACGGCGTGGCGGTGCTCATGGGCATCGAACTGATTCTCAACTCCGCCAACCTCAATTTTGTGGCCTTCAACCGCTTCGGTGCCCTGTCCGAAAACCTCCCGGGGCATATTTTTGCACTATTCGTCATTGTCATGGCGGCCTCGGAAGTCGCCGTGGCACTGGCCATCATCATTAATATGTACAAATCGTTTGGCACGGTCAACCTGGACGAAGCCCGCGAGATGAGAGGCTAG
- a CDS encoding NADH-quinone oxidoreductase subunit J, which translates to MGELAFTGVAVLVVVSGFWVVTSPNLVHSAVALMGTLFGVAGLYVFLYADFLAATQVIIYVGGILVLIIFGVMLTNRITSPVLIQTSMPNKFIAGGIVFVIFIGLSALLFRTPWHQGEIETVESTVGKIGTSLLTTYLLHFEVAGILLLLALLGAAYLSRREHA; encoded by the coding sequence GTGGGTGAATTGGCCTTCACCGGCGTGGCCGTGTTGGTGGTGGTCTCTGGCTTCTGGGTGGTGACCTCGCCCAATCTGGTGCACTCGGCTGTGGCGCTCATGGGTACCCTCTTTGGCGTTGCCGGCCTCTATGTATTCCTGTATGCCGACTTTCTGGCCGCCACCCAGGTGATCATCTATGTAGGAGGCATACTTGTCCTGATCATTTTTGGCGTCATGCTCACCAATCGCATCACCTCGCCGGTGTTGATCCAGACCAGCATGCCCAACAAGTTTATCGCCGGGGGGATCGTGTTTGTCATATTCATCGGGCTCTCGGCACTGCTTTTCCGGACGCCCTGGCACCAGGGGGAAATCGAGACCGTCGAGAGTACGGTGGGGAAGATCGGAACCAGCCTGTTGACAACCTACCTGCTCCACTTCGAGGTAGCCGGTATCCTGCTGCTGCTGGCCCTGCTGGGGGCGGCCTATCTTTCACGGCGCGAGCATGCATAG
- a CDS encoding 4Fe-4S binding protein, whose amino-acid sequence MSGYFGNIGSAVSSLWDGMRVTLHHFIGKKRLNATLQYPHERWPIPERHIGFDHAQYNVIRSRLHVDIDDCIGCLQCERVCPVDCIKIETLKVPKETELGAVPGATQTSATSNGTAKRLLVTRFDIDMAECMYCNLCVYPCPEECIYMVGGPNEEKHPIDYEYSLANRDGLVYQFATATDVEVSAVADMAGMSNPRLKRQERRDQYRQPAAAPAAAVPEPDGEAKPAAEAEPTAKPKAKQALTEPKMDLALLGAIEDRVTRGLAKKAAFGAVRAGKAAPEVAEQTKAALDAVGKLTPAVATVVAQLAEAMIQQPGGAEPVAAEPDAPAAEEVAAEPAAEAAPAEEPAPSKGAEPGGKLDLSVLNGIQDRVARGKAKSILNKTLRQGGSARAAAAEIKATLADLGKLDSETEAVLAQLEA is encoded by the coding sequence ATGAGCGGCTATTTCGGCAATATCGGTTCCGCCGTGTCCTCCCTGTGGGATGGCATGCGTGTCACGCTGCATCACTTTATCGGCAAGAAGAGGCTCAACGCCACCCTCCAGTATCCCCATGAGCGCTGGCCCATCCCTGAACGGCACATCGGATTCGACCACGCCCAGTACAACGTCATTCGTTCCCGTCTGCACGTGGACATCGACGACTGCATCGGCTGTCTGCAGTGCGAACGCGTCTGCCCCGTGGACTGCATCAAGATTGAGACCCTGAAGGTCCCTAAGGAGACTGAGCTGGGAGCGGTGCCGGGAGCCACCCAGACCAGCGCCACCTCCAACGGCACGGCCAAGCGACTGCTGGTCACCCGGTTCGACATCGACATGGCGGAGTGCATGTACTGCAACCTGTGCGTCTATCCCTGCCCGGAGGAGTGCATCTACATGGTGGGCGGCCCCAACGAGGAAAAGCACCCCATTGACTACGAATATTCGCTCGCCAACCGGGATGGCCTGGTTTATCAGTTTGCCACCGCTACCGACGTGGAGGTCAGCGCGGTGGCCGACATGGCGGGCATGTCCAACCCCCGGCTCAAGCGCCAGGAGCGGCGTGACCAGTACCGTCAGCCCGCTGCCGCCCCCGCCGCCGCTGTGCCCGAACCGGACGGGGAGGCCAAGCCCGCCGCGGAGGCCGAGCCTACCGCTAAGCCCAAAGCCAAGCAGGCGCTCACTGAGCCCAAGATGGACCTGGCCCTGCTGGGGGCAATTGAGGACCGGGTTACGCGTGGTCTGGCCAAGAAAGCAGCCTTCGGAGCCGTCCGGGCCGGGAAGGCCGCTCCCGAGGTGGCCGAGCAGACCAAAGCCGCCCTGGATGCGGTGGGCAAGCTGACGCCGGCGGTGGCAACGGTGGTGGCGCAGCTGGCGGAGGCGATGATTCAGCAGCCCGGTGGTGCGGAACCGGTAGCGGCTGAGCCCGACGCACCCGCGGCCGAAGAAGTCGCCGCTGAACCCGCCGCGGAGGCTGCGCCGGCTGAGGAACCGGCCCCTTCCAAGGGCGCTGAACCGGGGGGCAAGCTCGATCTGTCAGTCCTGAACGGTATCCAGGACCGCGTGGCGCGGGGCAAGGCCAAATCCATCCTTAACAAAACTTTGCGCCAGGGAGGATCGGCCCGAGCTGCGGCGGCGGAGATCAAAGCTACCCTTGCCGACCTGGGCAAACTGGACAGCGAGACCGAAGCCGTCCTCGCCCAGCTGGAGGCTTAA
- the nuoH gene encoding NADH-quinone oxidoreductase subunit NuoH, producing MTSWLDSLTRLAGQLPGMPEGNTGLALVTAAVVLGVGVFLFMAVNALVAVYAERKISAFMQDRLGPMEVGLFGFKGGKRFWGGIGQTLADALKLVLKEDIIPAQADRKLFILGPFILFGAAFLAFIGLPVGYGLVISDFNIGVFYVTAISSVGVIGIILSGWASNNKWSLYGAMRSAAQIISYELPVGMSLLLVVMVAGSLQFSEIVLWQEQHRWFLVHSPFTVVAFVIFLISGIAEVNRTPFDLPEAESELVAGYMTEYSGFRWAIFFLSEYASMVIISLMAAIVFLGGWLSPVGSLLRLVGVGSGWYFLEGPLWGVFWVFAKVVFLIFVMMWFRWTFPRLRVDQLMYTAWKVFIPFALANIFFVGVWELLFA from the coding sequence ATGACCTCCTGGCTGGACTCCCTCACCAGGCTGGCTGGCCAGCTGCCCGGCATGCCGGAGGGCAACACCGGTCTGGCACTGGTCACTGCGGCGGTTGTCTTGGGCGTCGGGGTGTTCCTGTTTATGGCGGTCAACGCGCTGGTGGCTGTTTATGCTGAGCGCAAAATTTCGGCCTTTATGCAGGATCGCCTGGGCCCCATGGAGGTCGGGCTGTTTGGCTTCAAAGGGGGCAAACGCTTCTGGGGCGGCATTGGTCAAACCCTGGCGGATGCCCTCAAGCTGGTGCTGAAAGAAGACATCATTCCTGCTCAGGCCGACCGCAAACTGTTTATCCTGGGGCCGTTTATCCTGTTCGGCGCCGCCTTCCTGGCTTTCATCGGACTGCCCGTTGGTTACGGGCTGGTCATCTCGGACTTCAACATCGGCGTCTTCTACGTCACCGCCATCAGCTCGGTGGGCGTCATCGGCATCATACTGTCGGGCTGGGCCTCCAACAACAAGTGGTCGCTCTACGGCGCCATGCGTTCTGCCGCCCAGATTATCAGCTATGAACTGCCTGTGGGCATGTCTCTGCTGCTGGTGGTCATGGTGGCGGGTAGCCTGCAGTTCAGCGAGATCGTCCTCTGGCAGGAGCAGCATCGCTGGTTTCTGGTTCACAGCCCGTTTACCGTGGTGGCTTTTGTCATATTCTTGATCTCCGGCATCGCTGAGGTCAACCGCACGCCGTTCGATCTCCCCGAGGCCGAGTCCGAGCTGGTGGCCGGCTATATGACCGAATATTCCGGCTTCCGCTGGGCCATCTTCTTCCTGTCCGAGTACGCCAGTATGGTCATTATCTCGCTGATGGCCGCCATCGTTTTCCTGGGCGGCTGGCTCTCGCCGGTGGGGAGCCTGCTGCGCCTGGTGGGGGTTGGCAGCGGCTGGTACTTTCTGGAAGGTCCTCTGTGGGGTGTCTTCTGGGTATTTGCCAAGGTCGTCTTCCTGATATTCGTCATGATGTGGTTCCGCTGGACTTTCCCTCGCTTGCGGGTGGACCAACTCATGTACACCGCCTGGAAAGTGTTCATCCCCTTCGCGCTGGCCAATATCTTTTTCGTCGGGGTGTGGGAGCTGCTCTTCGCCTAG
- a CDS encoding NADH-quinone oxidoreductase subunit D encodes MTNTDQLPKGFGAVEGEEMILNMGPQHPSTHGVLRLRIRTDGEIVTHIEPHLGYLHRCFEKHSENLSYEQITPFTDRCDYLASMNNNHVYAMAVERLMGLEVSDKVEIIRVIMAELQRIASHLMATGTFGLDVGGITPFTYTFRDRERILDLFEYTCGARLLYNYIWIGGVSHDLPPNFVQYTVEFLDYFLPQIDEYNRLLTYNKIFIERTADLGVLTPEVAINYGCTGPMLRASGVDWDLRRNEPYSIYDRFDFDVIVGHGEMGTVGDCWDRYFVRIQEMRESAKIVRQALAMLPAEGDVQAAVPKKIRPPKGEIYFRAENPRGDLGFYIISDGSPKPYRVKMRSPCFCNLSVINEISAGWMISDLVTILGSIDIVLGEVDR; translated from the coding sequence ATGACGAATACTGATCAGCTGCCCAAAGGCTTCGGCGCCGTGGAAGGCGAAGAGATGATCCTGAACATGGGGCCCCAGCATCCCAGCACCCACGGGGTACTGCGCTTGCGCATTCGCACCGATGGCGAGATCGTCACCCACATCGAGCCCCACCTGGGCTACCTGCACCGCTGCTTTGAGAAGCACAGCGAAAACCTCTCCTACGAGCAGATTACCCCCTTCACCGACCGCTGCGATTACCTGGCCTCCATGAACAACAACCATGTCTACGCCATGGCCGTGGAGCGGCTCATGGGACTGGAGGTCTCTGACAAGGTGGAGATTATCCGGGTCATCATGGCCGAGCTCCAGCGCATTGCAAGCCACCTCATGGCGACGGGTACCTTCGGCCTGGATGTGGGCGGAATCACCCCCTTTACCTACACCTTCCGCGACCGTGAGCGCATCCTCGACCTCTTTGAGTACACCTGCGGCGCCAGGCTGCTATACAACTATATCTGGATCGGTGGTGTTTCACACGACCTGCCCCCCAACTTTGTGCAGTACACCGTTGAATTTCTGGACTACTTCCTGCCCCAGATAGACGAATACAACCGCCTGCTTACATACAACAAGATCTTTATCGAACGCACGGCTGACCTGGGTGTGTTGACACCGGAAGTAGCCATCAACTATGGCTGTACCGGACCCATGCTGCGCGCCTCTGGCGTCGATTGGGACCTACGCCGAAACGAGCCCTATTCCATCTACGACCGCTTCGATTTTGACGTCATCGTGGGCCATGGCGAGATGGGCACGGTGGGCGACTGCTGGGACCGCTACTTCGTTCGGATCCAGGAAATGCGTGAGAGCGCCAAGATTGTCCGCCAGGCGCTGGCCATGCTGCCCGCCGAAGGGGATGTACAAGCCGCTGTGCCCAAGAAAATTCGGCCTCCCAAAGGCGAAATCTATTTCCGGGCCGAAAATCCCCGGGGCGACCTGGGGTTCTACATCATCAGCGACGGCTCACCCAAGCCTTACCGGGTCAAGATGCGCTCACCTTGTTTCTGCAACCTTTCGGTCATCAATGAAATCTCCGCCGGCTGGATGATTTCTGACCTGGTGACCATTTTAGGCAGCATCGACATCGTCCTGGGCGAGGTAGACCGATGA
- a CDS encoding NADH-quinone oxidoreductase subunit C, with product MDFAAIVAKVAEANPKALVPLEDEARHMQIKAENWLAVAQLLKADAALQFDSLMCVSGYDKGPDESLGVAYNLHSMTHFHTLEVRIEVSRDGGSIPSVAQLWRTADWHEREAYDLFGITFEGHPDLRRILLPEDWENYPLRKDYVTQDYYHGISVPKDKRGWE from the coding sequence ATGGACTTCGCCGCTATCGTTGCAAAAGTGGCCGAGGCAAACCCGAAGGCACTGGTGCCGCTCGAGGATGAGGCCCGCCACATGCAGATCAAGGCCGAAAACTGGTTGGCGGTCGCCCAGCTGTTGAAAGCTGATGCGGCGTTACAGTTCGATTCGTTGATGTGCGTTTCCGGCTACGACAAGGGTCCCGACGAGTCGCTGGGTGTAGCCTACAATTTGCACTCCATGACCCATTTCCACACGCTGGAGGTACGCATCGAGGTGTCACGCGATGGCGGCAGCATCCCATCGGTGGCCCAGCTCTGGCGAACCGCAGACTGGCATGAGCGCGAGGCCTATGACCTTTTCGGCATCACTTTCGAGGGGCACCCCGACTTGCGGCGCATCCTGCTGCCGGAGGACTGGGAGAATTACCCCCTGAGAAAAGATTACGTGACGCAGGACTATTACCACGGCATCTCAGTGCCCAAAGACAAGCGCGGCTGGGAATGA